The Coprococcus phoceensis genomic sequence GGAGCCAAGGAACACCTGTCTATCTTTGGAGAGGTAATCCACGCAAAGATCGCCTTCGCCTAAAAAGCTGACTGAGCCACCTTCCAGTTCACATTCATAGCAGCCCTCAAGACAATGATTGATCTGCAAAAAGTCTTTTTCAAATCGGATGGGGCGGAAACAGGAGTCCATTTTCAAATCGTTATAGGTAATTTGAATGCCAGGAGCCACCTCAAAACGCCGCATCGTTCCTTCGCCTGACTCGTTTCCTTCATGCAGTATTCTTTTTTCTGTTTCTGCTCCTACTCCTGTTTTGTATATATTATGAAATGCCCCTGTTTCTTTTGTCATATCGAACATTGTATTCCTCCTAAGTCCACTTGGTTTCCGAGTTTGTTGTAACTAATTATATCTTCTTTTGCATCAAAATTCAATTCACCTCTTTGCCATTTTCAAGCCTCCGAATTGTAGTATTAGTAGAGGGGAAAAACGAGGGAAGGGTTACGGTAGCAAGCACAGCAAGCGAGTACCCGCTTGCGAATTTTGAGATTTTCAGGTCCCTTGCCCGAAAATTCAAAATTGCTTGTTGGGATAATCCCAAACCCTTATGAAGAACGGAGGCGGCGCATGGCGAACCGAAAGCGGAATATCCAAATGAAATTCTATGTTACGGAGGATGAAAAACGGCTCATAGACGAAAAAATGAGCCAGTTACCCACACGCAGATATGGTGCCTACCTCCGTAAGATGGCGATTGACGGGTATATCATCTATACGGACACCGCAGATATCAAGGCATTTACCAAAGAGCTTTCCGCCATCGGGCGGAACATCAACCAGATCGCCAAGCGGATCAACGCCGGAGGTCCTGCGTATCAGGCCGACATGGACGAGATACGGGAAAGGCTGGACGAGATATGGCAGTTACAAAGACACATCCTATCAAGTCAACGCTGAAAGCAGCCATTGACTATATCTGCAACCCGGAAAAGACGGACGGAAAGCTGCTTGTTTCTTCCTATGGCTGTGCCGCCGAAACTGCGGATATCGAATTTGCCTGGACCCGCCGCCATGCCATCGACAAGGGAACGAACCTGGGCCGCCATCTGATCCAAGCCTTTCAGCCTGGGGAGGTCACGCCGGAACAGGCCCATGAGATCGGCATGGAGCTCGCAAAAGAAATCCTGGGCGGCAAGTATGAGTTTGTCCTTACCACCCACATAGACAAAGATCATGTTCATAACCACCTGATTTTCAATGCGGTCAGCTTTGCGGATCACAAGCATTATCATTCCAACAAGCGGAGTTATCACTATATCCGCCGTACCTCCGACCGGCTTTGCAAGGAACACGGTCTGTCTGTCATCATCCCAGGACAGGACAAGGGCAAGAGCTATATTGAACATCAGGCTACGCAGAACGGCACCAGCTATAAGGCAAAGCTGAAAGCGGCCATCGACCGGCTCCTGCCAGCCTGTTCCAACCTGGAAGAACTGCTTTGCCGCCTGCAGAGGGAAGGTTATGAGATCAAGCGCGGCAAGTATATCTCCGCCAGAGCGCCGGATCAGGAACGATTCACCCGTCTGAAAACCCTGGGTGCAGACTACACCGAAGAAGCCCTTGCTGCCCGGATCGCCGGACGCACCAGACCTTCCCGCCAGCCGAAACAGCAGGACGGAAAGATCAGCCTGCTCATTGATATTCAGAACAACATCAAGGCGCAGCAGAGTGCAGGCTTCACCCATTGGGCGAAGCTGAACAATCTGAAACAGGCCGCCAAGACCATGAATTTCCTGACCGAACACGGGATAAGCAGTTATGGAGAACTGGAAAGCAAATTGACCGCAATATCCGCACGCAGGGATACCGCTCATGCAGAGATCAAGCGGATAGAAAGCAGAAGTGCCGAACTTGCCCTTGTGATGAAGCATGCCGGCACTTACCGTCAGCTAAAGCCGCTTTATGACCGATACCGTAAATCGAATGATAAAGAAAAGTTCCTGCGGGGGCATGAGAGCGAGATCATCCTTTTTGAAGCGGCCGCCAGAGAATTGAAACGGCTGGGGGCTGTACCGCTGCCGACAACAGAAAGCATGAAAACGGAGCTTGCCAATCTCAGCGCAGAAAAGGAACGCCTTCTTGCGGAGTACAAAACCGCAAGAACCGAAGCCCAGGAATACGAGACCGTCAAGCAAAATGTGGATGCACTGCTGGCCGTTCCAAAGGAACAGGAACAACAGCGGCGGCATGAACTTGAATAAATTTCTTTGAAAGACGCTGGGCGCAGCTCCCGGCATCCTGTATAATGGAACTGCGGAAGGAGGTTTTACCGATGACAAGAAGCGAAGCAATCAAAGCATTATTCTTCAAAAGTGTACTGCCCGTGACCGTAGCACTGATCCTGTATTGTATCTTCAAATCCGCCTGCATGAAGAACGGAGAGCTTGACTATGTATGGCTCTGGATACTCTGCGGGCTGCCGTTTGGCCTCCATCGGATGTGCCTCTGGATCGTGCCGGGCGGCGGCTCCCTGGGTGGAGGGATCGCCCTGTTTGCATTGAACTTCATTATCGGTGGTGTGATCGGTGGTTTCATTCTGGCATGGCGGTTGATCGTGGCGGTGTGGTATGTGCCGCTGACGGTGTACCGGCTGATCGTTGGATGATTTTCTTGCGTCATGGAAATATGGAAAACTGCCGCTCGTGCCGATGGAAAAGCCATTCACAACCTGATGGAAAAAGACAAGCCTTTTCCCACAGGCCTGCAAACAGCTTTCCCACAGCCTCGCAATTCTGGCAGTTTACGCACATTCCCACAACGCCTACTACGGCGAAATTTGCTTCTTTTATAGAAATAGAACCCCTTTCATGTTAAAATTAGAATACATACTCTAAGGAGGTTGAAGCGCATGGACGAAAATAATTCCATCCAGCTTTTTGAAGATAGAAAAATACGCACCGCATGGGATGAAGAACAGGAAGAATGGTATTTCTCTGTTGTGGATGTTATTGCTGTCTTGACAGATAGCTCTAATCCAACAGACTACCTCAAAAAAATGCGTAAGCGTGATGAACAGCTTGCAAGCTACCTGGGGACAAATTGTCCCCAGGTAGCAATGATGGGTGCAACAGGCAAAAAGCGTAAAGTGTTGGCGGCAACGGCTGAACAGGTTTTACGCATTATTCAGTCCATCCCATCACCTAAGGCTGAACCATTCAAACTCTGGCTTGCGCAGGTCGGCCGTGAACGCATCGAAGAAACGATTGACCCGGAACAGGCAATCGACCGTGCATTAGAGACCTATCAAAAAAAGGGATATGATACAGACTGGATTCATCAGCGACTTCTTTCTATCCGTGTCCGTAATGAGCTTACCGCGGAATGGCAGGAGCGCGGCGTACAGCAAGGCAAAGAGTATGCGATTCTCACAGATGAGATCACGAAAGCCTGGTCCGGCATGACTACTCGGCAATATAAGAAGCTGAAAGGTCTGAAAAAAGAAAACCTTCGTGATAATATGAGCACGATGGAAATTGTTCTGAATATGCTGGCAGAGGCAACAACCACAGAACTGTCAAAAGCACATCAGCCGGAAGGATTTTCTGAAAGTCAGAAGATTGCCCGTCGTGGCGGCAGCTATGCCGGTCAGGTTCGACAGGATATCGAAAAGGATACCGGGCGTCCGGTCATCACATCACAGAACGCCGCACAGCTTAATGCCGTAGTCGTTGACATGATAGAAAGTGTAGCGGAAACGGAAAAGCCTGATAATGACGAAAACAAATAAAAAAGCGGGAGTACAGCCGATCGGACGAACCGAAAAGCTGTACTCCCGTTTTGCGTGACAGAAAGTGTTTGAAATCAAGCCTTTTCTTCATGTGCCAGCAAGCAGACCGACATATGAGAAATCATAAAGGCTCTCTTTGAAAGTACGGATACAGGAAATTATTCTGCGTTTTTCGCCCCCTTATCCTCACAGATTTTAGATCGTTTGGAACTGTAATGCGGACAAGCGACCAGACACGCCCGGAAACTCTGCTTGCAGCCGTGAACACATTTTTTGCAGATATGGTTATACTGCCGCCTGCCGTTCTCGCCCAGGAAGAGCGCCCATTCCAGCCGCCACTTCTTGCTTCGGCTCATAGGCAGTCATGCTCCGGCACATCACGGCCGGACTTCTTGCCCTCCGGGGGCTTATGCTCGGCACATTCCCGTTTGGCGTCCTCCAATCGTTCACGGATGGAGGGCTTCTCCGGCGTTGTCCGATCTGCGTACTCCTGGGCTTTTTCCAATTCTTCGCCGCGTCTGCCGTTGTTGATAACGCCGTCGATCATGCCGTAGTCATCCTCCAGCGTCATTTCAGCGGTGCGGAGAGGATTGTCCTTTTCCGGCTGTTCCGCTGCCACGGCAAAGGCCCGTGTGCCATTTCCCATGATAAGATACTTTCCATCATCGGAAATATGGTGGACACCGTAACCGGCTGCCTCCATCTGCTCCCGGCTCATGGCTGTCACCTGAAAGCTGCCCCTCGGTGTCTGCACACGTTCGCCAGTTTCAAAACGGTCTGGCAGATAAGCGAGGTCTTGCTTCTCTGCCGGGACAGGGAGAACAACGATATTGCCATTGATCTGCATAAATCGTTCCGGCGTTTTGAACTGTTCCGTGTATTTCTGGATCAGTTCCGGGGACAGGGATGCAAAATCTTCCTCA encodes the following:
- a CDS encoding MobC family plasmid mobilization relaxosome protein; the protein is MANRKRNIQMKFYVTEDEKRLIDEKMSQLPTRRYGAYLRKMAIDGYIIYTDTADIKAFTKELSAIGRNINQIAKRINAGGPAYQADMDEIRERLDEIWQLQRHILSSQR
- a CDS encoding relaxase/mobilization nuclease domain-containing protein; protein product: MAVTKTHPIKSTLKAAIDYICNPEKTDGKLLVSSYGCAAETADIEFAWTRRHAIDKGTNLGRHLIQAFQPGEVTPEQAHEIGMELAKEILGGKYEFVLTTHIDKDHVHNHLIFNAVSFADHKHYHSNKRSYHYIRRTSDRLCKEHGLSVIIPGQDKGKSYIEHQATQNGTSYKAKLKAAIDRLLPACSNLEELLCRLQREGYEIKRGKYISARAPDQERFTRLKTLGADYTEEALAARIAGRTRPSRQPKQQDGKISLLIDIQNNIKAQQSAGFTHWAKLNNLKQAAKTMNFLTEHGISSYGELESKLTAISARRDTAHAEIKRIESRSAELALVMKHAGTYRQLKPLYDRYRKSNDKEKFLRGHESEIILFEAAARELKRLGAVPLPTTESMKTELANLSAEKERLLAEYKTARTEAQEYETVKQNVDALLAVPKEQEQQRRHELE
- a CDS encoding DUF6050 family protein codes for the protein MTRSEAIKALFFKSVLPVTVALILYCIFKSACMKNGELDYVWLWILCGLPFGLHRMCLWIVPGGGSLGGGIALFALNFIIGGVIGGFILAWRLIVAVWYVPLTVYRLIVG
- a CDS encoding BRO-N domain-containing protein gives rise to the protein MDENNSIQLFEDRKIRTAWDEEQEEWYFSVVDVIAVLTDSSNPTDYLKKMRKRDEQLASYLGTNCPQVAMMGATGKKRKVLAATAEQVLRIIQSIPSPKAEPFKLWLAQVGRERIEETIDPEQAIDRALETYQKKGYDTDWIHQRLLSIRVRNELTAEWQERGVQQGKEYAILTDEITKAWSGMTTRQYKKLKGLKKENLRDNMSTMEIVLNMLAEATTTELSKAHQPEGFSESQKIARRGGSYAGQVRQDIEKDTGRPVITSQNAAQLNAVVVDMIESVAETEKPDNDENK